A single region of the Halomicroarcula saliterrae genome encodes:
- a CDS encoding DUF4385 family protein, whose product MGGPVRGEVPEVGDGPEYDLDFRAHPERYRHTPDEQGAFKIEPYKSELLPDWTVSDLTPAAEAAQTIHDRYRSYRDDGEFVGMDMARKYLQMGWTRAMRYAKYPGGRKYDDGEEREPERWYDTEKRRIARIYRFHLDRVRADPAYARAVDAHRERYGGD is encoded by the coding sequence ATGGGCGGCCCCGTCCGCGGCGAGGTCCCCGAGGTCGGTGACGGCCCGGAGTACGACCTCGATTTCCGAGCCCACCCCGAGCGCTACCGACACACGCCCGACGAACAGGGGGCGTTCAAGATCGAACCGTACAAGAGCGAACTGCTGCCCGACTGGACCGTCAGCGACCTGACGCCCGCCGCCGAGGCGGCCCAGACCATCCACGACCGGTACCGGAGCTACCGGGACGACGGTGAGTTCGTCGGGATGGACATGGCCCGAAAGTACCTCCAGATGGGGTGGACGCGGGCGATGCGCTACGCGAAGTACCCCGGCGGGCGGAAGTACGACGACGGCGAGGAACGCGAGCCCGAGCGGTGGTACGACACGGAAAAGCGCCGCATCGCCCGAATCTACCGGTTCCACCTCGACCGCGTCCGTGCGGACCCGGCCTACGCGCGGGCCGTCGACGCCCACCGCGAGCGCTACGGCGGGGACTGA
- a CDS encoding Hvo_1808 family surface protein: protein MRREFTAVLCAVALLLAGCQGLGPGTDSATPGPNATETPDEVVTPAVGEGTERSGNATERRSVRPDPATDRLGWENGYWHDDPLAVNNTDGLNESELSAVVNRSMARVEHVRGLEFDGSVPVETVSRSAYRANSSNGSYGDSLRTFDNAKFEALFLVGEDRSSIETQESTLGDSVQGYYSPSRDAIVIVTNSETPRIGERTLAHELVHALQDQRFGLDGNASTRDAVQGRNGLVEGDARTVDTLYTDRCGAEWTCVTEATGGSGGSGGPAHYGVFYLVYFPYSDGSTFVSDLRARGGWAAVNAAYDDVPDGAREVTTAADYPEWEPRAVTIPATPGEEWTQVRPSADRDRPDYATVGPSAIAASMGYTMGDSYNRSAAVVSPSQFYNFDGGQLDRTDPYNYDLPATRDWEGGRMQVYTNGSETGYVWRTTWSDDTAAARFASTWERVIQHWGGSRTADGNWVVEPGSPFSDALAVHVEGDTVTVVNAPTEAELTELYDA, encoded by the coding sequence ATGCGACGTGAGTTTACTGCCGTACTCTGTGCCGTGGCCCTCCTGCTTGCGGGCTGTCAGGGGCTGGGGCCGGGGACGGACAGTGCGACGCCGGGGCCGAACGCGACCGAGACGCCCGACGAAGTCGTCACGCCGGCGGTGGGCGAGGGGACCGAGCGCTCGGGGAACGCCACGGAGCGCCGGAGCGTCCGCCCGGACCCCGCGACCGACCGCCTGGGCTGGGAGAACGGCTACTGGCACGACGACCCGCTGGCGGTGAACAACACCGACGGGCTCAACGAGAGCGAGCTGTCGGCGGTCGTCAACCGGTCGATGGCCCGCGTCGAGCACGTCCGCGGGCTGGAGTTCGACGGGAGCGTTCCCGTCGAGACCGTCTCCCGGTCGGCCTATCGAGCAAACAGTAGCAACGGGAGCTACGGCGACTCGCTGCGGACGTTCGACAACGCGAAGTTCGAGGCGCTGTTCCTCGTCGGCGAGGACCGAAGCTCCATCGAGACCCAGGAGAGCACGCTCGGCGACAGCGTCCAGGGGTACTACAGCCCGTCGAGGGACGCCATCGTCATCGTCACGAACTCCGAGACGCCCCGAATCGGGGAGCGAACCCTCGCACACGAGCTCGTCCACGCCCTGCAGGACCAGCGATTCGGGCTCGACGGCAACGCCAGCACGCGCGACGCGGTACAGGGGCGCAACGGGCTCGTCGAGGGCGACGCCCGCACCGTCGACACGCTGTACACCGACCGGTGCGGGGCCGAGTGGACGTGTGTCACCGAGGCGACCGGCGGGAGCGGCGGGAGCGGCGGACCGGCCCACTACGGCGTCTTCTATCTGGTGTACTTCCCGTACAGCGACGGGTCGACGTTCGTCTCCGACCTCCGGGCCCGGGGCGGCTGGGCGGCGGTGAACGCCGCCTACGACGACGTGCCCGACGGCGCTCGCGAGGTCACGACCGCGGCCGACTACCCCGAGTGGGAGCCGCGCGCGGTGACGATTCCGGCCACGCCGGGCGAGGAGTGGACGCAGGTGCGACCGTCGGCCGACCGCGACCGGCCCGACTACGCGACCGTCGGCCCGTCGGCCATCGCCGCGTCGATGGGGTACACGATGGGCGATAGCTACAACCGGTCGGCGGCCGTCGTGAGCCCGAGCCAGTTCTACAACTTCGACGGCGGCCAGCTCGACCGCACGGACCCGTACAACTACGACCTCCCCGCGACGCGCGACTGGGAGGGGGGCCGCATGCAGGTCTACACTAACGGTTCGGAGACCGGGTACGTCTGGCGGACCACGTGGTCGGACGACACCGCCGCGGCGCGGTTCGCGTCCACGTGGGAGCGGGTCATCCAGCACTGGGGCGGGAGCCGGACCGCAGACGGGAACTGGGTCGTCGAACCCGGGAGCCCCTTCAGCGACGCGCTCGCCGTCCACGTCGAGGGTGACACTGTCACCGTGGTGAACGCTCCGACCGAGGCCGAACTGACCGAGCTCTACGATGCGTAG
- a CDS encoding nicotinate phosphoribosyltransferase translates to MTEEFDIVPAEAIASGRATDAYFDRTVEALDHAGRNPDVVAEVTADQFPTGEWHLLAGLKDAATLLSGHSLDADALPEGTLFDGGPVLRIEGSYREFGRLETSLLGLLSHPTGVATRALEARRAAPDSTVLSFGSRHVHPSLGAMVERAALLGGFDGFSNVAAGDILGREAGGTMPHALLICFGRGEQEAAWRAFDEAVPESTPRIALVDTYSDEVDEALRAAEAVEDLAGVRLDTTGSRRGDFRHIAREVRWSLDAHGHEDVDIFCSGGLGPAQLRELRDVADGFGVGSYVSNADPLDFALDIVEVDGEPAAKRGKLTGKKSVYRTADGGHHIGLADREGPDDAESLMEPLLRDGEIVREFDLDAAAGRARTDATAVGFGDE, encoded by the coding sequence ATGACCGAGGAATTCGACATCGTCCCGGCCGAGGCAATCGCGTCCGGGCGGGCGACTGACGCGTACTTCGACCGCACAGTCGAGGCGCTCGACCACGCCGGACGGAACCCGGACGTGGTCGCAGAGGTGACGGCCGACCAGTTCCCCACCGGCGAGTGGCACCTGCTGGCCGGATTAAAAGACGCCGCGACGCTGCTGTCGGGCCACTCGCTCGACGCCGATGCGTTGCCCGAGGGGACGCTGTTCGACGGGGGACCCGTGCTGCGAATCGAGGGGTCCTACCGGGAGTTCGGGCGGCTGGAGACCTCCCTGCTCGGCTTGCTCTCCCATCCGACCGGCGTCGCCACGCGGGCGCTCGAAGCCCGGCGGGCGGCCCCCGACTCGACGGTGCTGTCCTTTGGCTCCCGGCACGTCCACCCGTCGCTGGGCGCGATGGTCGAGCGGGCGGCGCTGCTGGGCGGGTTCGACGGCTTCTCGAACGTCGCGGCCGGCGACATCCTCGGCCGCGAGGCCGGCGGGACGATGCCCCACGCGCTGCTGATCTGCTTCGGCCGAGGCGAGCAGGAGGCGGCGTGGCGGGCTTTCGACGAGGCCGTCCCCGAGTCGACCCCGCGCATCGCGCTGGTCGACACCTACTCCGACGAGGTCGACGAGGCCCTGCGGGCGGCCGAGGCGGTCGAAGACCTCGCCGGTGTGCGTCTCGACACCACCGGCTCGCGCCGGGGCGACTTCCGCCACATCGCGCGGGAGGTCCGCTGGTCGCTGGACGCACACGGCCACGAGGACGTGGACATCTTCTGCTCCGGCGGGCTCGGACCCGCACAGCTCCGGGAGCTGCGGGACGTGGCCGACGGTTTCGGCGTCGGCAGCTACGTCTCGAACGCCGACCCGCTCGATTTCGCACTCGACATCGTGGAAGTCGACGGCGAGCCCGCGGCCAAGCGCGGGAAGCTCACCGGCAAGAAGTCCGTCTACCGGACCGCCGACGGCGGTCACCACATCGGGCTGGCCGACCGCGAGGGGCCCGACGACGCCGAGTCGCTCATGGAACCCCTGCTTCGGGACGGCGAAATCGTCCGCGAGTTCGACCTCGACGCGGCCGCGGGTCGCGCGCGAACGGACGCGACAGCCGTCGGATTCGGCGACGAATAG
- a CDS encoding lipoyl protein ligase domain-containing protein has protein sequence MRLLRGRAGDHERDYQRTRELVDRVAADAVPGLRVWRPHRQVAFGRRDRREAGYERAHGAATERGYAVLEREVGGRAVAYTGNTVAFALAEPPDQGRRGIATRYDRVAAAVRRALETVGVDASEGEPPDSFCPGAHSLQATGKLVGIAQRVRQDVALTAGVVVVRDHAAIAAVLDPVYDALGVPFDPDSVGSVVRAGGDSDGLLDALETELAGAVP, from the coding sequence ATGCGACTCCTCCGGGGCCGTGCCGGCGACCACGAGCGGGATTACCAGCGCACCCGCGAGCTGGTCGACCGCGTCGCCGCCGACGCGGTCCCCGGGCTCCGGGTCTGGCGACCTCACCGACAGGTCGCCTTCGGCCGCCGAGACCGGCGCGAGGCGGGGTACGAGCGGGCCCACGGAGCCGCGACCGAACGGGGGTACGCCGTCCTCGAACGCGAGGTCGGCGGCCGCGCCGTGGCCTACACGGGCAACACCGTCGCGTTCGCGCTGGCCGAACCGCCGGACCAGGGCCGCCGGGGTATCGCTACCCGGTACGACCGCGTGGCCGCGGCGGTCCGGCGGGCCCTCGAAACCGTCGGTGTCGACGCGAGCGAGGGCGAACCACCGGACTCGTTCTGTCCCGGCGCCCACTCGCTGCAAGCGACCGGCAAACTCGTCGGTATCGCCCAGCGGGTCCGCCAGGACGTGGCGCTGACCGCCGGCGTCGTCGTCGTCCGCGACCACGCCGCCATCGCTGCTGTGCTCGACCCGGTGTACGACGCGCTCGGGGTCCCCTTCGACCCCGACTCGGTGGGCAGCGTGGTCCGGGCCGGTGGCGATAGTGACGGCCTCCTCGACGCGCTGGAGACCGAACTCGCGGGCGCCGTCCCGTGA
- a CDS encoding carbohydrate ABC transporter permease, translating to MSTERQEWRRKLDKLFVPLTVGPTLLWIAAIIVYPTAKLLISSFQFRNPVTNEMEFVGLRNFRRLILAREGSNAAFGLFNPDFVAFTRNTVVYVGCSVTISFLLGLGIAILLNKDLKGRGWFRTAVIVPWILPYVMSGLMWRWMFQADFGAINGLLQRLGIISGNIPFLSDGALAMVALIIADVWVFTPFIIIILLAGLQNVPEQLYDAAEVDGASRWSRFWNVTYPFLKPSILVALTIRIIFDIRALDLVWVMTGGGPGKATEVWASWLYRTAQVFNSPGSGAALGVVLLAVTFAIVATLYKIFGESPYEA from the coding sequence ATGTCAACAGAAAGGCAAGAGTGGCGGCGCAAACTCGACAAGCTGTTCGTCCCGTTGACCGTCGGGCCGACACTGCTGTGGATCGCTGCTATCATCGTCTATCCGACCGCCAAGCTGCTCATCAGTAGCTTCCAGTTCCGGAACCCCGTCACAAACGAGATGGAGTTCGTCGGCCTCCGGAACTTCAGGCGGCTCATACTGGCGCGTGAGGGCAGCAACGCGGCGTTCGGTCTCTTCAATCCGGACTTCGTGGCCTTCACCAGAAACACGGTCGTCTACGTCGGCTGCAGCGTGACGATCTCGTTTCTCCTCGGGCTGGGTATCGCGATACTGCTAAACAAGGACCTCAAGGGCAGAGGGTGGTTCCGAACGGCGGTAATCGTCCCGTGGATTCTGCCCTACGTGATGAGCGGCCTCATGTGGCGCTGGATGTTCCAGGCCGACTTCGGCGCGATAAACGGGCTATTACAACGGTTGGGCATCATCAGCGGAAACATCCCGTTTCTGTCCGACGGGGCGCTGGCGATGGTCGCGCTCATCATCGCCGACGTGTGGGTGTTCACACCGTTTATCATCATCATCCTGCTCGCGGGGCTCCAGAACGTCCCCGAGCAGCTGTATGACGCCGCCGAGGTGGACGGAGCGAGCCGCTGGTCGCGGTTCTGGAACGTCACGTATCCGTTCCTGAAACCGTCGATTCTGGTCGCACTGACCATCCGCATCATCTTCGACATCCGCGCGCTCGACCTCGTCTGGGTGATGACCGGTGGCGGTCCCGGGAAGGCCACCGAGGTGTGGGCCTCCTGGCTGTACCGTACTGCACAGGTGTTCAACTCGCCCGGCTCCGGCGCGGCGCTGGGCGTCGTTCTACTGGCCGTGACGTTCGCCATCGTGGCCACGCTGTACAAGATATTCGGCGAATCACCCTACGAAGCATGA
- a CDS encoding cysteine hydrolase family protein, producing the protein MELDPTRTALVVVDMQNGFCHPEGSLYAPDSEAAIEPVAGLVERARDAGASVVFTRDVHPPEQFEDAHYYDEFDRWGEHVVEGSWEAELVDELVPREDELVVVKHTYDAFHETQLEGWLDAHGVKDLVICGTLANVCVLHTASSAGLRDFRPVLAEDAIGFIEEGHHEYALDHADWLFGEVADRDAVTFA; encoded by the coding sequence ATGGAGCTGGACCCGACACGGACGGCCCTCGTGGTCGTCGACATGCAGAACGGTTTCTGTCACCCGGAGGGGAGCCTCTACGCGCCCGACAGCGAGGCCGCCATCGAGCCCGTCGCCGGACTGGTCGAGCGGGCCCGCGACGCCGGTGCCAGCGTCGTCTTCACCCGCGACGTACACCCGCCCGAGCAGTTCGAGGACGCGCACTACTACGACGAGTTCGACCGCTGGGGCGAACACGTCGTCGAGGGCTCGTGGGAGGCCGAACTCGTCGACGAACTGGTCCCCCGGGAAGACGAACTGGTGGTCGTCAAACACACCTACGACGCCTTCCACGAGACGCAACTGGAGGGGTGGCTCGACGCCCACGGCGTCAAAGACCTCGTCATCTGCGGGACGCTCGCGAACGTCTGCGTCCTCCACACCGCGTCCAGCGCGGGGCTGCGGGACTTCCGCCCCGTCCTCGCCGAGGACGCCATCGGCTTCATCGAGGAGGGCCACCACGAGTACGCGCTGGACCACGCCGACTGGCTCTTCGGCGAGGTGGCCGACCGGGACGCGGTGACGTTCGCCTGA
- a CDS encoding Hvo_1808 family surface protein, which produces MRRALVLLLAVGCVVLAGCSIPFVGHPEEPRGGDAIGWENGYWYDDPVDVTTSDGLNESEREAVTARTMARIERIRDREFTSTVPVEVVSRAEYRDRSRSNGSGAGPGGDPWNDQVWESLLLVGESEGSDEAISDTRDSSVLGYYSPSEDRIVVVSPSDTPVIDRGTLAHELVHALQDQQFGLDGSPETQDTQLSRNGVVEGEANYVQRTYEQRCRNGWSCIERPDSDGGGGGSGGGQNSGVFTVIIQPYVSGPGFIDTVYDRGGWGAVDALHDDYPDSSEQVIHPERYPGETPVEVTVADRSNAEWERFDRDPVGDTVGEASIFATMYHNDRTAADRYSFVSRPSEGWAGDTVVPYRNGDGGGGYVWESRWDSERDARQFANAYRGALTGEHDARNPRGNVYVVPEDSEFADAFRIVRSGRTVRIVNGPTVDDLSGIHRSGG; this is translated from the coding sequence ATGCGTAGGGCGCTCGTCCTCCTGCTCGCGGTTGGTTGCGTGGTTCTGGCCGGCTGTTCGATACCCTTCGTCGGCCATCCCGAGGAGCCACGCGGCGGGGACGCCATCGGCTGGGAGAACGGCTACTGGTACGACGACCCCGTGGACGTGACGACGAGCGACGGGCTCAACGAGAGCGAGCGCGAGGCCGTCACCGCCCGGACGATGGCCCGGATCGAGCGCATCCGCGACCGGGAGTTCACCTCGACCGTCCCGGTCGAAGTCGTCTCGCGGGCCGAGTACCGCGACCGCTCGCGGTCGAACGGGAGCGGCGCCGGCCCCGGCGGGGACCCGTGGAACGACCAGGTGTGGGAGTCGTTGTTGCTCGTCGGCGAGTCCGAGGGCAGCGACGAGGCCATCAGCGACACGCGGGACAGTTCGGTGCTGGGGTACTACTCCCCGAGCGAGGACCGCATCGTCGTCGTCAGCCCCTCGGACACGCCGGTCATCGACCGGGGGACGCTGGCCCACGAGCTCGTCCACGCCCTGCAGGACCAGCAGTTCGGGCTCGACGGGTCGCCCGAGACACAGGACACCCAGCTGTCCAGAAACGGCGTCGTCGAGGGCGAGGCCAACTACGTCCAGCGGACCTACGAACAGCGGTGTCGGAACGGCTGGAGCTGCATCGAGCGGCCCGACAGCGACGGTGGGGGCGGCGGGAGCGGCGGCGGGCAGAACTCCGGCGTCTTCACCGTCATCATCCAGCCCTACGTCAGCGGGCCGGGCTTTATCGACACCGTCTACGACCGGGGCGGCTGGGGCGCCGTCGACGCGCTCCACGACGACTACCCCGACAGTTCCGAGCAGGTCATTCACCCCGAGCGCTACCCCGGCGAGACGCCCGTCGAGGTGACCGTCGCCGACCGCTCGAACGCCGAGTGGGAGCGCTTCGACCGCGACCCGGTCGGTGACACCGTCGGCGAGGCCTCCATCTTCGCGACGATGTACCACAACGACCGGACCGCCGCCGACCGCTACAGCTTCGTGAGCCGCCCGTCCGAGGGGTGGGCCGGCGATACGGTCGTGCCCTACCGGAACGGGGACGGTGGCGGCGGCTACGTCTGGGAGAGCCGCTGGGACAGCGAGCGCGACGCCCGGCAGTTCGCGAACGCCTATCGCGGTGCGCTGACCGGGGAACACGACGCCCGCAACCCGCGCGGGAACGTCTACGTGGTGCCGGAAGACAGCGAGTTCGCCGACGCGTTCCGTATCGTTCGGTCGGGGAGGACCGTCCGCATCGTCAACGGGCCGACCGTCGACGACCTGAGCGGAATTCACCGTTCGGGTGGCTGA
- a CDS encoding sugar ABC transporter substrate-binding protein: protein MFYNSGSLEFDPGTAENIDRFEQETGITVEVNEVPWSNLKTSLTTIWRNQDSQVDVFNGPTWWLADFVSSEWLEPIDLDSDHMNKFPDPLVDLVQFDDQTYMAPEFGKWGTYLYDQQYLEQQGFDSPPGTWDEVLSQGEQLSQGEKSGFAFTWADKSVFSFKQFLYQAGGQLFNDNNEPVFREEGVQALEFFSDLRERGIIPDGISSLGEGGIGDNFVAGQYATVESWTPLGSRAIEEWEEGRVGSARPPEGPGGRATFQDTNGISISAFSERKDAAQQFARFMTTRQSCKNNMLVEGNPCVVPDVYDDQEIKDEYPSWLLEDMRFNLENAQSETYMAQPQVDDFLNEQITTALLGNKDPETALSDAQSNIENLYQDIGLI from the coding sequence GTGTTCTACAACTCCGGGTCGCTGGAGTTCGACCCCGGAACGGCGGAGAACATCGACCGGTTCGAGCAAGAGACCGGTATCACCGTCGAGGTCAACGAAGTGCCGTGGAGCAACCTGAAGACCAGCCTCACCACTATCTGGCGGAATCAGGACAGCCAGGTCGACGTGTTCAACGGTCCGACGTGGTGGCTGGCGGACTTCGTCAGTTCGGAGTGGCTCGAACCGATCGACCTGGACAGCGACCACATGAACAAGTTCCCCGACCCGCTCGTGGACCTGGTCCAGTTCGACGACCAGACGTACATGGCCCCCGAGTTCGGGAAGTGGGGGACCTATCTCTACGACCAGCAGTATCTGGAACAGCAGGGCTTTGACTCCCCGCCGGGCACCTGGGACGAGGTGCTCAGTCAGGGCGAGCAGCTCTCACAGGGCGAGAAGTCCGGCTTCGCGTTCACCTGGGCGGACAAATCGGTGTTCAGCTTCAAGCAGTTCCTCTACCAGGCCGGCGGCCAGCTGTTCAACGACAACAACGAGCCGGTGTTCCGCGAGGAGGGCGTGCAAGCCCTCGAGTTCTTCAGTGACCTTCGCGAGCGCGGCATCATTCCGGACGGGATATCCAGTCTCGGCGAGGGTGGCATCGGTGACAACTTCGTCGCCGGTCAGTACGCCACCGTCGAGTCGTGGACACCGCTCGGTTCGCGGGCGATAGAGGAGTGGGAGGAGGGGCGCGTCGGCAGCGCTCGACCGCCCGAAGGGCCGGGCGGCCGCGCGACGTTCCAGGACACGAACGGTATCAGCATCTCGGCGTTCTCCGAGCGCAAAGACGCCGCACAGCAGTTCGCCCGCTTCATGACGACCCGACAGTCCTGTAAGAACAACATGCTCGTCGAGGGCAACCCCTGTGTCGTGCCCGACGTCTACGACGACCAAGAGATCAAAGACGAGTACCCGTCCTGGTTGCTCGAAGACATGCGGTTCAACCTCGAAAACGCCCAGAGCGAGACGTACATGGCACAGCCACAGGTCGACGACTTCCTCAACGAGCAGATCACGACGGCGCTGCTCGGGAACAAGGACCCCGAAACCGCCCTCAGCGACGCGCAAAGCAACATCGAGAACCTGTATCAGGATATCGGCCTCATCTGA
- a CDS encoding MFS transporter — MTTTPTGGVPWASRVLRIALVSTLVGVLGVTLVSPLLPSIASAVGVGDEQASLIITVYTLPGIVLSPVAGALADRYGRRPVLVGSLTLYSLCGLAVAAVTTFDAILLLRAGQGVAASGVFSLSVTLLGDTFEGVERAAALGANAAAISIGAAVYPLLGGVLGARSWQTPFLCYAVGLPVALWALRRLDDPPATTRENGLAYLRNSVGTLPRRTAATVFAASFTAYVLLFGGVLTAVPFLLADSFDQPPLAIGVVLSAAALSTAAVALSGGRLATRLAPAQLVAAGYCAYGVGLLTVWLAPGPLVVTLGTLAVGAGQGAVLPAIDGLVSGMARARYRAGVFGLRTSVVSLGATVGPVGFAAAGSRVGYRPALLVGGSVALVAGVVALWRTA, encoded by the coding sequence GTGACGACGACACCGACCGGCGGCGTGCCGTGGGCGTCGAGAGTACTCCGCATCGCGCTGGTGAGTACGCTCGTCGGCGTGCTCGGTGTCACGCTCGTCAGCCCGCTGTTGCCGAGCATCGCCTCGGCGGTCGGCGTCGGCGACGAACAGGCGAGCCTGATAATCACGGTCTACACGCTGCCGGGCATCGTCCTCTCGCCGGTCGCCGGTGCGCTGGCCGACCGCTACGGCCGCCGACCAGTGCTCGTGGGGAGTCTGACACTGTACTCGCTGTGTGGGCTCGCCGTGGCCGCGGTGACGACGTTCGACGCGATTTTGCTGCTCCGGGCCGGACAGGGTGTCGCCGCGAGCGGCGTGTTCAGCCTCAGCGTGACGCTTCTGGGCGACACCTTCGAGGGCGTAGAGCGCGCCGCAGCCCTCGGTGCCAACGCCGCGGCTATCTCCATCGGCGCAGCGGTGTACCCGCTGCTTGGCGGCGTGCTCGGCGCGCGCTCGTGGCAGACCCCGTTCCTCTGTTACGCCGTCGGACTCCCCGTTGCGCTGTGGGCGCTGCGACGGCTCGACGATCCGCCGGCCACCACCCGCGAGAACGGGCTGGCGTATCTCCGCAACAGCGTCGGGACGCTCCCGCGACGCACCGCGGCGACCGTCTTCGCCGCCTCCTTTACCGCCTACGTGCTGCTGTTCGGGGGCGTTCTCACCGCTGTCCCGTTCCTGCTTGCGGACTCGTTTGACCAGCCGCCGCTGGCCATCGGCGTCGTGCTCTCGGCCGCCGCGCTGTCGACGGCCGCGGTCGCCCTCTCGGGCGGCCGGCTGGCCACGCGGCTCGCGCCGGCCCAGCTCGTCGCCGCCGGCTACTGCGCCTACGGTGTCGGCCTGCTGACCGTGTGGCTGGCCCCGGGGCCGCTGGTCGTGACGCTTGGCACGCTCGCGGTGGGCGCCGGTCAGGGCGCGGTGTTACCCGCTATCGACGGGCTCGTCAGCGGGATGGCCCGCGCGCGCTACCGGGCCGGCGTGTTCGGCCTGCGGACGAGCGTCGTCTCGCTGGGCGCGACCGTCGGTCCGGTCGGGTTCGCCGCCGCCGGCAGTCGCGTCGGCTACCGTCCCGCGCTGCTCGTCGGCGGAAGCGTCGCGCTCGTGGCCGGCGTGGTCGCGCTGTGGCGGACGGCGTGA
- a CDS encoding FAD-binding oxidoreductase, producing the protein MSLSASAPPDEAALDTLRAQVRGTVLVPDDEGYEEARTVWNAMIDARPAVVARVAGAADVMAAVAFAREHGLELAVRGGGHNVAGTAVADGGLVVDCSPMDSVRVDPDARRAWVEPGARIHDVDVETQAHDLAVPAGFVSTTGIAGLTLGGGFGYLSRKHGLTVDSLRSVELVTADGEFVRASEDEHSELFWALRGGGGNFGVVTAFEFDLHDLASPILAGPVAYHLDDAPAVLRELTAAVDAASDEVACLVAMRQAPPAPFLPDDVHGAPVLLVVLLYAGDVADGEDALAPLRAIGDPIADAVGPKPYAVFQTAFDEASAPGARNYWKAHYLPRLSDAAIDAMCGAAADIESPETTLGMMAMGGEIACRRADATPYQHRDAEWAVNIQSRWREADEDDEHVAWARDAFDALTPHATGGVYVNFISRDERERVHDAFDAETYERLAAVKAEWDPENAFHRNQNIEPAG; encoded by the coding sequence ATGTCCCTGTCAGCCAGCGCGCCGCCCGACGAGGCGGCCCTCGACACGCTTCGAGCACAGGTCAGGGGTACGGTGCTCGTTCCGGACGACGAGGGGTACGAGGAGGCCCGGACGGTCTGGAACGCGATGATAGACGCACGGCCCGCGGTCGTCGCCCGGGTCGCGGGGGCCGCGGACGTGATGGCCGCGGTCGCCTTCGCTCGCGAGCACGGGCTGGAGCTCGCCGTTCGCGGCGGCGGCCACAACGTGGCCGGCACTGCGGTCGCCGACGGCGGCCTCGTCGTCGACTGCTCGCCGATGGACTCCGTCCGGGTCGACCCCGACGCCAGGCGCGCGTGGGTCGAACCCGGGGCTCGTATCCACGACGTCGACGTGGAGACGCAGGCACACGACCTCGCGGTCCCGGCCGGCTTCGTCTCCACGACCGGCATAGCCGGGCTGACGCTGGGCGGCGGTTTCGGCTACCTCTCGCGCAAACACGGCCTGACCGTCGACAGCCTCCGCTCGGTTGAACTGGTGACCGCCGACGGCGAGTTCGTCCGGGCCAGCGAGGACGAGCACTCGGAGCTGTTCTGGGCGCTCCGGGGCGGCGGCGGCAACTTCGGCGTCGTGACGGCCTTCGAGTTCGACCTCCACGACCTCGCCTCGCCGATACTGGCCGGTCCGGTCGCGTACCATCTCGACGACGCCCCGGCGGTGCTGCGCGAGCTGACCGCGGCCGTCGACGCGGCCTCCGACGAGGTCGCCTGCCTCGTGGCCATGCGGCAAGCGCCGCCGGCGCCGTTCCTCCCCGACGACGTCCACGGTGCGCCCGTCCTCCTCGTCGTCTTGCTGTACGCAGGTGACGTGGCGGACGGCGAGGACGCGCTCGCCCCGCTCCGGGCCATCGGCGACCCCATCGCGGACGCTGTCGGCCCGAAACCGTACGCGGTGTTCCAGACGGCGTTCGACGAGGCGTCGGCTCCCGGGGCCCGGAACTACTGGAAAGCCCACTACCTCCCGAGGCTCTCCGACGCGGCTATCGACGCCATGTGTGGCGCCGCGGCCGACATCGAGTCGCCGGAGACGACGCTGGGTATGATGGCGATGGGCGGCGAAATCGCCTGCCGGCGGGCCGACGCGACGCCCTACCAGCACCGCGACGCCGAGTGGGCCGTGAACATCCAGTCACGCTGGCGCGAGGCCGACGAGGACGACGAGCACGTCGCCTGGGCCCGCGACGCCTTCGACGCGCTCACGCCCCACGCGACCGGCGGCGTGTACGTCAACTTCATCAGCCGCGACGAGCGCGAGCGCGTCCACGACGCGTTCGACGCGGAGACCTACGAGCGCCTCGCGGCGGTCAAGGCCGAGTGGGACCCAGAGAACGCGTTCCACCGCAACCAGAACATCGAGCCAGCGGGGTGA